The genome window CGGCCGCCTCGCCCGGGCTTTGGCCTTCCCCTGGGGCCGCCCCCCGCGAGAGGGGCCTGGGCGCCGTGCCGGGCGACTCCCCTCTCGGCCGGGGCCCGGCTGACGGCCCCTGCCCCCGTGCAGCGCGGGCTCGCCGAGCTGCTGGGGGACGCGCCCCTCTCCTCCGCTGGAGGGGCCGGTGGAGCTTCTGGCTCGGAGGCATTGGTTGACGGGGAGTAAACCTCGTCTGAGGCGTGCTCCAAGGTGCACGTTTTCATTTTCTGCCCATGCAAGCGGGAGcttcccttttccttcctctccGCCCCCAAGTCCGGCCGCTCCCGCCCGCGGATACCTTGCAAAGCAGAGACCAAGCTTGTGCTGTCTCCAGATCCACCAACCTGACCTAGTCTAGGGCTTTGAAACGCTAAAAGGGTGAATGAAACCTAGGCGCCCCCGTTAGCTGTAGCTTAATTTTGATTTCCTCATCGTTTGTCTCCTCTTCTTTGTTTTCACAGGCTCCTTGCTGCGGTAAGTTTTACGTTTGCCGTCTGTGTCATGACAGCAAGGAAGATCATCAGATGGATCGTTTTAAAGTAAAACAAGTGCAGTGTGCAAAGTGCAAAAGCATCCAGCAGGTAATGGTGTATACTTTAATCTTTTCAATATGTGGTGACTGCAGTTGTTATCTCTGAATGGGATTATAAAACACAGATGCTTAATAGAGGGTCTTAATTTTactctgtgtgggggggggggtagatttTTCCATTCCTTCAAATGGTAAGATAAGAGTAAAGGGAATTCCTATGTTTTAGGGGGAAGTTGCATTTATTCTCTTTCTGTTACCTAGACAGTTAACATTAGAGGAAGAGAGAGCTGGTTTCAGTTCCTAGCAAAACTAATATAAACACTCTAGCCTGGCTACAGAACATGGTTAAGGTTACAGACTGAAACTCTTACAACTAAGTCCCTTGGCTTTGTTACATTTGTAGTGTGGACAGGACCTTAGTGTCTCTCCTGTAGCTTCTGATCGTTCCCTGTGTTCCTGTAGGTAGCACTTGCACAGCAGCACTAGTAAGTGCAGAGATAGGTGCTATAGAAAACTCAGCTAGATAATGAAACTTACAACCGTATCTTTTTCATTCTGCTGTTTTGCTATTTCTGGACGAATGCTGTGTACAGGATTTGTGTCTAGATTTGATCCACCCTTTCAGTATACTGCCACAGAAATAAGAATGTAGCGGGGAGGGTGGTGGGACGACATGGGACTCTATCTTGTGTCCACCCAAACTCAGTGGCTTGACCAAGTATGGCAAATCCTATATTCCTATTTCTCAGGCTTGTTCTGTAAGACAAAGTCTGAAGTCTAATTCCTTAGACAGCATGTAAAATGTCCCCAGTGAAGACTGTTTTTGATTAAAAGAATAAGGAAATTGTATAAAAATCCTGTCAGGATTGGCAGGTGTGAACATGGACTTACGGTGATACTAGAATTGCCTGCCTAAAATGTCTTAACTCTAAACTTGCATATATGCATCTTTTTTGTGGGCACAAAGCCATATAAGATCCTGAAAGTGTAGGCTCTGTCATGTGGGACAACAGGCTGTGCTCACCAAGTGTTAAGTCTAACCCTAGTAATAATGGCTCATTAAAGTACTAGCTTGAAGAACTAAAAGAACCCCCCTTATCTAGCAAAATGTTGGTAGTTCTTATTGCTTACGTTATGTGTATGTACTTGTAGGCTCAACAGAGTTGTGAGGATTGCAGCAGTATGTTCGGAGAATATTACTGCGGTATATGCCACCTGTTTGACAAAGACAAGAAGCAGTATCACTGTGAGAAGTGTGGAATTTGTAGGTActgtatttaaaattattaatattttttcttcaatGTTATTTGCGTTTCCAAGTTTTTAAAGCAATTCTGCTTAGGTTGGCTTAAATATTGGTAACTTTAAGATATTGTATTTTGAAATTGAAATTATGCATTGTGTGTAAGAATTCAGGATGCTAGCAGGCAGCTATGAGTTTAAAAATAGGTCTTGCTTAAAGAACACTTAAAAAAAGTCATTCCGTTATTTGCATATAGTTTTTTGCCTCGgtgtgtaatgtagacatgggAAAGTTCAGGGGGGTGTCCTTTTACACTGAATTCTCATTAATAAAGGGGAGAGTTTTGTCAAGTAATGAGTTTAAGTTTTCTGTTGCTTTTAAATGCCCAGTTAAAATGGATTTTCCTAAAACAATTCTGATTGTACGTCTTAAACTTCATGATTCCCTTTTGTTCGCTAAAATCAATCTTCTAGTGATGTTGCACAGGTTTAATGTGGTCAGGGAAGGGAAAAATCCACCCCACCCGCCTCCCGATCCTCTGTTGCATATTCTGCACTCATTTCATGTGTAGAACTCCAAAAACAGAATATGCAGTAGAGCACTGTACTTTGGGTAAAAGATCTGTAAtgtttggtgtgtgtggggggggagacttCTTAATTTCCCACTGCTGCAAAAAATTTGTCCGTAAAAAGATCTACACAAACTCTTGAAACCTTGGTGGCTGAATTAAGTTGATATTGTTCTGGGTTTAAAGTATagcagcttcctgcagcagaCCTATGCTTTCCACTTTCATCTAACTGCTCTGTACCACTAATTAATATTAAAGAAAGCAGTCTTAGAATTTCTGACTTAGTTATAAACATGTTGGTGCTAATTTCTCTTCATTTTAGAGAGAACATTAACATGATATTTCAGAGCCTTTGTTTCCAGAGATTGGGTTTAGATAAAGTTcttcctaaatgcatgacttttaGAGAGATTTGAACTGTGTTTATGTAATAGAAAATGTGTAAAAACAAGTATCTGTTTAACCTGTGCTAATTATAGTTAGCTAGCTCTATTGTTACTAGGAAATAACAGGGGTAGAGTCTGCAAATCTGTGACTAATCATGGATTTTTTGAGACGCAGGGAAGCAGGCCTCATATTGGAGATAAGCTTTTCCTTCTGATGTAGCTCAAAAATAAAGAAGGCTTGATCTTTAAAAATGTCACTGAATACATAATGGTGGGGAATGATTTTCGTACAGGCATCTGTTGAAGCAGTTTCCTTGCACTGCAGCTATTGTAAATGTCTGCCAGTGTGAAAATTAATAAGTGCtaaagaggggggaaaagttGGTGGCTACCATAAAACAAGGGCCATCATCTTGAaaatatactttattttaaagttgCACTGGTGGTTGTTAAACGTGACACTTAAGAATATTTAATGTAAAGACTCGAAGGAAACAGTTAAAAATCTTGTGCTTTTGACAGCTCTTTGTGTAATCAGTTTCACTTAActtcataaaatgtcacagtcCTTTTAAAATCGTTTTCTTGATCTGGGAGACCATCTTTTCTAAGTGTGAAACTTTTCTTGCAGgtattaaaatgtaaattgtaCAGAAATTGGCAAACTATTCCTAACCAACTGCCTGTCTCTttaggattggtccaaaagaagaCTTTTTCCATTGTTCAAAATGTAACTTATGTCTAGCTTTGAGTTTTCAAGGAAAACATAAGGTATGAATGTAATACTCTatagtttcatttaaaaagaacacAGCTACCCCCATCACTGTGCTTATGAAAATGAGAGCTGGTACATCCTCGCTAGACCCATTTGTAATACAGACCAGTGCTGTGCATACTCTCCTCTTTCCACCAATGGATCGCAGTCCTGAACAGCAACATTGATCAGCATTGGACTTCTGTATTGCTTCCCTTGCCATGTGAATCCCATGGAATATACTCTTTGAAATTTCATTGTACATCTGGATGTCCACGTATCTATGATCAACTCTTCTAGAAATGTTTTAAGATTCTGTCAGTTTGATTTGCCACTTTCCTAGTGTGGTCTAGTAGTTTTTTTTGGAAGTCCcataaacaattaaaattaaaattggaaATTTTAGCATTCACAGATTTTACCAGAATCCCCTTTGATTGAATTTGAACCCATGTTCGGGGTAGTAAAAGGTTTCATGAAACTTTTATATATTCTCAGGAAATGTAGATCCAAGTACTTCTATTATGCAAGAatctacatttatttttctttcttgttaagctgtcttttttttttttttttttcctttacaaagTGCATTGAAAATGTCTCCAGGCAGGACTGTCCAATATGTTTGGAGGtaagggttgggttttttaaaagtttcagctaTTAAAAGTTTACTTGAAAGTAAATTCTATACCTTAATTGTGTATCTATTGAAATATCCTTTTTCCCTTTTGGCTTTGACTTTAGCTTTCTGGGTGTGTTTGGTACTTGGGAAAATACATGTTAATTATGTCTTGAAACAGGACATTCACACCTCACGTGTTGGAGCTCACGTTCTGCCGTGTGGACACCTTCTTCATAGGTAAAGCCACTTCTGTAGAATCCTCAATATCAGAAATGGAAATATCTGTTGTATCTTCCAGTCCATCTCCTCGCTAATGCAAGGCTGATTGTTCTCTGCTATCTTCAGTGGTGTTCCAAAtgtcccaagcaatggggcttccgTCCTTTCCTTTGGAGCCTTCTCCCCAACCCAGTAAAACTTCCTGACAAAGAGGCTTCCTTGATGTTCATCTTACATTTTCCCTTGCTTAATTTCTTCTTGTTACCACTTATACTCCAGCATATCACCCTATATAATGCCCTCCTTGGTGCAGACTGTTGTGCCGCCCCCTCACTCTGGCCCTATAATGAAGAGCCCCATGGGGCTCTGTGAAGGCACAGGGATCTGACTTCATGGAGCTTGTTGGAGGGTCCAGGACTCAAGTTGTCTCTTAACCAGTCTATATATTTAACTCTTAATTTTCATCCTGCATTGTCCTTGTGTCCACTGAACATTTCTATTACTCTAGGAAAtctttccagtttgtcaataATTTTTATGCTGACATGGTGCCCAGAACGGAATACAGTACTCCCAGAGCATGGTCACAACAGAGTCACGTATTTCCTTCGTGTCCTGTGCATCGATGCCTCTATATTCAATCCGAAATGTCCTTATCCCTCTTTTGTTTCTGTTCGCTATTATGTCTCATTGGAAATACCTTGGAATTTCTTCTATTCCTAGGTCTCCTTCATTGCTGTTTGCCAGGCTCCCCCTCCCACTGACTGTTCGTTGTAGATTAACGTTCTCCAGATGTAGCAGCATGACGTTTTCCTAACTGAATCTTGCTTTGTTGTGTTCTGCCCGTCTCCCTAACTCTCTCTGAAGTCGTTCTCTGTCCCTGTTGTTTGGAGTGATCTTGAATCATCTGCAAGTTTCATTCTCACGCTGTTGACTCCTTCCTCCAGTTCACTACTGAAGATGTCAGAATGGGACCTAACACATTCCGGTGTCCTTGGGTCCCTCTAAACACTAAGTGTTGGTGCTCAGTTGCCTCCCTCTTTCCACTGCcatacaaattattttttaaccaTAGCTCTTTGGCTAGCTCACTCTTCCTTCAGTTGAAGCCCCACTTTTCTGTCCAGAGGGTTTAAAGCACAGTGACTTCACCTTCTTCGTGTAGCTACTAATGTGgccttgtgttttctttttagaACTTGTTATGAAGACATGTTAAAAGAGTGAGTATTCTGACCCCACTTCTTCCTAAGTACCATGGCAGTGCAGATTCCTGAGCTGGAGAAGTAAAGATTGCTGTGACAATCCAGGACTGAGCGATTTAAAGGCAACTGTTAACAAAGCAGTCTCTCCTCTGCTGCTTCCAGCAAACACTGCAATGTGTTCATGTTGTACATCACCTTTCTCATTGACTACTCGGGTGGGAATCGGTTCATAAGACTGGAAGGTACCTCCTGGGTAACtgagtccaatcccctgctttcACAGGCAACActgtcatataatcccattcataaacttatcaacTACATCTTAAAGCTAGTGGGGTTGTTTGCCCCACTGCTCCTGtggggaggctgtgccagccTGTCACTCCTCTGATGGAGAGAAGCCTTCTGctcatttccagcctaaatttattcatggccagtttatccccatttgtccttgtgccaacattgtcctttacattcaatagctcttctccctccctggggtTTTCCTCCCTGTCCTGATGTATTTAAACTAACTCTGTCACCACAGCAGCTTCCTGACTTGTATTTCGTGTCCTTGCCAGAGGTTACCGATGCCCTTTGTGCATGCACTCCGCTTTAGATATGTCCAGGTACTGGCGACAATTGGATGATGAAGTGGCGCAAACCCCTATGCCCACGGAATATCAGAACATGATGGTGGAGGTAAATGGCAACTTTTCTCACCGTGCCCCCTTCCAGTCTCCCTCCATTATTGGTCACTCTCTACCATCCTGTTAGTCAGAGTAGAGAGCAAGTGGAGCTCTCTCTGAAACAAAAGGTAATGTTACCCTTTGGCATGATGCAGAACCATTGTTTCTCATGTTCAGGGGATAAGGTGACCAGCTAGGTGAAGAACTATGTTGTTCCTTACCCACCGGCGCCTGGTATAGCATTGCACTGAGCGGGGGGTAAGGGATGCCGGGGGAGTTACTCTTCTGA of Natator depressus isolate rNatDep1 chromosome 4, rNatDep2.hap1, whole genome shotgun sequence contains these proteins:
- the RCHY1 gene encoding RING finger and CHY zinc finger domain-containing protein 1 isoform X3; translation: MDRFKVKQVQCAKCKSIQQAQQSCEDCSSMFGEYYCGICHLFDKDKKQYHCEKCGICRIGPKEDFFHCSKCNLCLALSFQGKHKCIENVSRQDCPICLEDIHTSRVGAHVLPCGHLLHRTCYEDMLKEGYRCPLCMHSALDMSRYWRQLDDEVAQTPMPTEYQNMMVEILCNDCSARSTVQFHILGMKCTSCESYNTAQDGGCRMALEQQ
- the RCHY1 gene encoding RING finger and CHY zinc finger domain-containing protein 1 isoform X1, which codes for MAEQLFTMARVAHRRTGERARLSGEGNGAPCCGKFYVCRLCHDSKEDHQMDRFKVKQVQCAKCKSIQQAQQSCEDCSSMFGEYYCGICHLFDKDKKQYHCEKCGICRIGPKEDFFHCSKCNLCLALSFQGKHKCIENVSRQDCPICLEDIHTSRVGAHVLPCGHLLHRTCYEDMLKEGYRCPLCMHSALDMSRYWRQLDDEVAQTPMPTEYQNMMVEILCNDCSARSTVQFHILGMKCTSCESYNTAQDGGCRMALEQQ
- the RCHY1 gene encoding RING finger and CHY zinc finger domain-containing protein 1 isoform X2, whose translation is MAAAEEAGCEHYRRSCLLQAPCCGKFYVCRLCHDSKEDHQMDRFKVKQVQCAKCKSIQQAQQSCEDCSSMFGEYYCGICHLFDKDKKQYHCEKCGICRIGPKEDFFHCSKCNLCLALSFQGKHKCIENVSRQDCPICLEDIHTSRVGAHVLPCGHLLHRTCYEDMLKEGYRCPLCMHSALDMSRYWRQLDDEVAQTPMPTEYQNMMVEILCNDCSARSTVQFHILGMKCTSCESYNTAQDGGCRMALEQQ